A single window of Coleofasciculus sp. FACHB-1120 DNA harbors:
- the modA gene encoding molybdate ABC transporter substrate-binding protein, whose product MSLLLGACTAPALSPKASESTSTTLTVAAAASLSEAFTEIATSFQAQLPTTVNFNFAASGFLQKQIERGAPIDVFASAAARPMDALETQNLLLPQTRKTFGRNQLVLVAMTAQTPWLKKLSDLSNSRLKRLAIGNPATVPAGEYAKMALEKENLYTKLEKEKKLVFGDNVRQVLTYVEQGNVDAALVYATDAAISKTVKVISRISLESTQPISYWIAVVKQSQNSQQAKEFINFVTSYKGQQILQKYGFLPISFLPISAYSLSCSPSRNSLLDAVRFNPVSAPPREPTSAASLKCWGGSRELFPL is encoded by the coding sequence ATGAGTCTTCTGCTGGGGGCTTGCACTGCCCCGGCTCTTTCCCCAAAGGCATCTGAATCGACATCTACCACTCTAACGGTTGCTGCTGCTGCTTCGTTGAGCGAAGCTTTTACAGAGATTGCCACATCCTTTCAAGCTCAGCTTCCGACTACAGTTAACTTTAATTTTGCCGCTTCTGGTTTCTTGCAAAAGCAAATTGAACGGGGTGCCCCCATTGATGTATTCGCGAGTGCAGCAGCTCGACCGATGGATGCTTTAGAAACGCAGAATTTATTGCTTCCCCAAACTCGCAAGACGTTTGGCCGTAATCAATTAGTCCTGGTGGCAATGACTGCTCAAACCCCTTGGCTGAAGAAACTATCTGACTTAAGCAATAGTCGTTTGAAACGCTTAGCAATCGGGAATCCAGCGACAGTGCCAGCGGGAGAGTACGCAAAAATGGCTCTGGAAAAAGAAAATCTTTATACCAAACTGGAAAAAGAAAAAAAGTTAGTTTTTGGTGACAATGTGCGTCAAGTTTTGACTTATGTGGAGCAGGGGAATGTTGACGCCGCCCTTGTTTACGCGACGGATGCGGCGATATCGAAAACAGTGAAGGTGATAAGCAGAATTTCCCTTGAATCAACTCAACCTATCAGCTATTGGATAGCAGTTGTTAAGCAAAGTCAAAATTCCCAGCAGGCAAAAGAATTCATCAACTTTGTTACCAGTTACAAAGGGCAGCAGATATTGCAGAAGTACGGCTTTCTGCCAATTAGCTTTCTGCCAATTAGCGCCTACTCCCTTTCCTGTAGTCCCTCTAGAAATTCTCTATTGGATGCAGTACGGTTTAACCCCGTCTCTGCCCCGCCCCGTGAACCTACTAGCGCGGCAAGCTTAAAATGTTGGGGAGGAAGCAGAGAGCTATTCCCCCTATGA